In Myxococcales bacterium, the genomic window ATCGCGTTTGCGATGCCGGTTTGGGCGAAGGTGAAGACTCTATTTCCCATCAACGACACGAACACAATTATCGTTCGCGTGGTCGCAGAGCAGTTCAAATGGCTCTTCCACTACCCCGGGAAGGACGGAAAATTCGGCAGGACCGGGCCCGAGTATTACGCGGATGACAACCCGGCCGGGTTGGATTTCGACGACGACGACGGGATCGATGACATCACGGTCCGTGGAATGCACATTCCCGTCGATACCCCGATCATTGCTCGCCTCGTCACCAAAGACGTGATTCACAGTTTCAAGATCCCCGTCATGCGCATCACCCAGGATGTGATCCCCGGGATGGAGATCCCGATCTGGTTCGAAGCGAGATCCACGGGCAAATTTCAAATTGGCTGCGCTCAGCTGTGCGGCCTCGGTCACTACGAGATGAAGGCCAAGTTTACCGTCGAGTCGAAGCAAGACTTCCAGCGCTGGCTGGATGAAGAACACAGCGCACTGGGATTGGACTGACGATTTCGTGAGGGCAGGGCTTCTGCCGAGAGGATACCGAGAATGAGCGAAGCACACGCCGAAATGGGGTTCTTGCGCAAGTACGTGTTCTCTACGGACCACAAGATAATCGGGATCCAGTATGGAATCACCGCCCTGGTGTTCTTGTTCTTTGGCTTTTGCTTGATGATGATGATGCGCTGGCAGCTCGCCTATCCAGGAGAACCGATTCCGCTGATTGGAGGATTGCTCGGGGAAACGCGCACGGATCGCGGGGCCATGCTGCCCAATTTCTACAATCAGCTCGGCGCCATGCACGGCACGATCATGGTCTTCATGGGCATCGTGCCTCTCGCCGTGGGGGCATTTGGAAACTACTTCGTCCCGCTCCAGATCGGTGCGCCGGACATGGCCTTTCCCAGGCTGAACATGGCGAGCTACCAGGCGTTCGTGATCGGCGGTGTGATCATGCTCGTGAGCTTCTTCCTGCCGGGCGGCGCGGCCAGTTCGGGATGGACGTCGTACGCCCCGCTTGCAGTGATCGCGACGACAGGACAGACGTTCTGGCTTTTTGGCATGATGTTCCTGATTGCGTCGTCGCTGCTGGGCGGGATCAACTTCATCGTGACGATCATTCACCTGCGTGCGGAGGGCCTCACTTTCTTTCGCCTGCCTTTCTTCGTGTGGTCCCAGCTCGTGACGGCGTTCCTCCTGGTGCTGGCGTTTCCCGCCCTCCAGGCTGCGAGCGTCATGCAGCTGATGGACCGACTCGCCGGCACTAGTTTCTTCATGCCCAGCGGGCTGGTGGTCGGTGGCGAACAGATCGCCGCGGTCGGAGGTGGCAGCCCCTTGCTCTGGCAGCACTTGTTCTGGTTCTTGGCCCATCCCGAGGTGTACGTGCTGATCCTGCCCGGCATGGGAATCGTGGCGGAGGTAATCGCGGTCAATACCCGCAAGCCTCTGTGGGGCTACAGGCCAATGGTGTACTCGCTGCTCTTCCTCGGTTTCCTGTCCTTCGGTGTGTGGGCCCACCACATGTACATGACCGGCATGGGAACCACGATGAGTACCTTCTTTCAGATCACCACGATGATCATCTCGATCCCCTCGGTGATCATCCTCACCTGCTTGGTCATCAGTCTATGGGGTGCCTCGATCCGATTCCCCGTCCCCATGCTCTTCGCGCTGGCTTTCCTGCCTATGTTCGGGATCGGCGGGCTCACCGGGCTGCCCCTTGGTTTGGCCGCCCCGGACGCCTTCCTGCACGATACCTACTACGTGATTGGGCACTTCCACTACGTGGTCGCCCCCGGGACCATCTTTGCGTTGTTCGCGGGCATCTATCACTGGTGGCCAAAGATCACCGGCCGACAGATGAATGAAGCCCTGGGGAAGATCCACTTCTGGTTCTCCTTCCTCTTCATGAATGGCATCTTCATGCCGATGATGTTCGAGGGCATGGCGGGAGTGAGTCGTCGGCTCTTCGATCCGACGATCTACGTTACGGGAGAGGCGGCTCACGGCCTGACCATCATGACATCCTGGTCAGCCTGGGGCCTCGCCCTGGCTCAAGTCCCGTTCATCATCAACTTCTTCTGGAGCATGCGAAAGCAGGAGATGGCGGAAGACAATCCCTGGCAGGCGACGACTCTCGAATGGGCAACGCCTACCCCGCCGCCCCATGGAAACTTCCCCGAAACGGTCGTGGCCTACAGTGGGCCGTATGAATACTCTGTACCCGGCGCGGAGCGCGACTTCTCCCCGCAGTTCATCAAACAAGAGGCATAGACTTCGTGTCGGACACCATCGTCATTCCCTACCGGGCGGAACCGCATCCCCTCACCGGCGTCACCAGCGGAAAGCTTGGAATCTGGATCTTTCTGGCTTCCGAGATCATGTTGTTCGGCTCGCTGTTCTCGTCCTACGTGCTGCTGCGCGTGGGTACGGCCGCCGAGTACTGGCCACGGGGCATCGAGGCCGGCTTGAATGTGCCCATTGGCACCATGAATACCCTGATCCTCATCACCTCGAGTGTCACGATGGTCATGTCCTGGGCTTCGCTCAAGATGGACAAGTTCGACGCATTCAAACGCTACCTGCTTGCCACGATCGTCCTGGGGGTGGTCTTCCTGGTGGTCAAGGCATTCGAGTACGGTGCCAAGTTCGACCACCACATCTACCCCGCTGTCGGGTGGCCGGAGGCCACCGACCCGTCCATATTCTATGGCCTGTACTTCACCCTGACCGGGTTGCACGCGCTGCATATCTTCCTCGGGGTGTTGGTCAATCTGTGGCTACTGGTGTACGGCGCGGAGTTGTGGAAGACCGAGCGCGTGCGCTATGAGGGCCGTATC contains:
- a CDS encoding cbb3-type cytochrome c oxidase subunit I, translating into MSEAHAEMGFLRKYVFSTDHKIIGIQYGITALVFLFFGFCLMMMMRWQLAYPGEPIPLIGGLLGETRTDRGAMLPNFYNQLGAMHGTIMVFMGIVPLAVGAFGNYFVPLQIGAPDMAFPRLNMASYQAFVIGGVIMLVSFFLPGGAASSGWTSYAPLAVIATTGQTFWLFGMMFLIASSLLGGINFIVTIIHLRAEGLTFFRLPFFVWSQLVTAFLLVLAFPALQAASVMQLMDRLAGTSFFMPSGLVVGGEQIAAVGGGSPLLWQHLFWFLAHPEVYVLILPGMGIVAEVIAVNTRKPLWGYRPMVYSLLFLGFLSFGVWAHHMYMTGMGTTMSTFFQITTMIISIPSVIILTCLVISLWGASIRFPVPMLFALAFLPMFGIGGLTGLPLGLAAPDAFLHDTYYVIGHFHYVVAPGTIFALFAGIYHWWPKITGRQMNEALGKIHFWFSFLFMNGIFMPMMFEGMAGVSRRLFDPTIYVTGEAAHGLTIMTSWSAWGLALAQVPFIINFFWSMRKQEMAEDNPWQATTLEWATPTPPPHGNFPETVVAYSGPYEYSVPGAERDFSPQFIKQEA
- a CDS encoding cytochrome c oxidase subunit 3; the protein is MVIPYRAEPHPLTGVTSGKLGIWIFLASEIMLFGSLFSSYVLLRVGTAAEYWPRGIEAGLNVPIGTMNTLILITSSVTMVMSWASLKMDKFDAFKRYLLATIVLGVVFLVVKAFEYGAKFDHHIYPAVGWPEATDPSIFYGLYFTLTGLHALHIFLGVLVNLWLLVYGAELWKTERVRYEGRIEISGLYWHFVDLVWIFLFPVLYLL
- a CDS encoding cytochrome c oxidase subunit II, which produces MNDPQYGWWLPPQISAHGDDIDLMINIIHWFMLALFVGWSLFIVFCLVRFRERPGHVAVYQPIEARFNRWLEVGVAVAEAAILIAFAMPVWAKVKTLFPINDTNTIIVRVVAEQFKWLFHYPGKDGKFGRTGPEYYADDNPAGLDFDDDDGIDDITVRGMHIPVDTPIIARLVTKDVIHSFKIPVMRITQDVIPGMEIPIWFEARSTGKFQIGCAQLCGLGHYEMKAKFTVESKQDFQRWLDEEHSALGLD